The following are encoded together in the Oncorhynchus masou masou isolate Uvic2021 chromosome 5, UVic_Omas_1.1, whole genome shotgun sequence genome:
- the LOC135539706 gene encoding laminin subunit beta-3-like, with amino-acid sequence MWILFHLAALTTVAVTQRDCSRGACYPPMGDLLLGREHQLHASSTCGLSGSEVFCTYFGQWRMKCCTCDSRNPSSQLAHTIQNVLSTAGPNRWWQARKDVSPVTLQLDLQNLFQLDTIILTFKGPRPSALVVERTLDNGQTWQPSLYMASDCRSAFPGIAMTMPRSLDQIYCYTLPPVPANSYQDQTIQFSPLRQFSSISVPNGQKIQEVSGLTGLRVKLTELGAVPRLPGRTPSLFYALREMRVMGTCLCHGHANRCLQDTTANQMPSTQVSAQCECQHNTAGVNCEQCADLYNDLPWRSAEEGNTHTCKRCECNNHSQRCRFDPSVYEASGWRSGGVCEGCLHHTTGPKCDRCAPGYQLNYRSSIDQPDACTRCHCSAEGAENGGRCDDVTGSCRCKMGYYGLTASNPLGCTKCFCSAEGSLSSVCDPVSGQCPCRPYHQGLTCELCSRGYWNPSSPHGCEPCRCDPTNSHGDTCDRSTGQCQCRSGFGGRTCTECPDNTYGDPLIGCRLCQCAAGGMVPGGCDKRTGACRCRIGVIGTRCDACSRGHVYSFPDCEVCPSCFFSLDSYIQNLTLDLERLSARIPSRPGGSLPTGLGLRIQALEATLIQIRDSLPLPTPSMRQVNDALFQLRRLRDQLDQVDGDLLPQGRGLELGSQLDELQALLGGLGLLYNSKRDALRNPINSNHAGAFSSIKNAYDESTDAAKIVDASGKTVDQSSAVREDALDLQNQVQPENTRDLEKLNQQLNTKPDLSPTAKQVCGSVRSAPCTPAQCDGELCPAEGAPPCGRGESCVGALPLGTRAVSDAEEVKDRLQQLNGKITQAAAQIQKTQDTVNLVRQSTDDLVNQMRRARDDLEADLQETRYFVKELKDFLSDPSSDPTDISTVSEWILNAKLPLSLPALKRKLQEIRALAAGLPDSKAVLDQAGPQLDTARRLLQEAQDARDAGLGVKDDVDGLLEGFTAVEGSLSGLNDKVQDSLDIVEDISNSLAQTKAQLTPAVKALGEVSALAEGMKPQLEGLKALVRSGGLLAQNAEGEANKANKEADAATRDLASLDKQLEQLRAAERTSGHGDGSGTTGERLRKLQEEAGSLAQDTGDMMKALAGKADSLRRLQDEVLLKSQRLTGLDGKLRDLLADMRQKVKILSTCQG; translated from the exons tggaGGATGAAGTGCTGTACCTGTGACTCCAGGAACCCATCCAGTCAGTTGGCTCACACCATCCAGAATGTTCTATCCACCGCTGGACCCAACAGGTGGTGGCAGGCCAGGAAAG ACGTGAGTCCGGTCACTCTACAGTTGGACCTACAGAACCTGTTTCAGCTGGACACCATCATTCTGACCTTCAAG GGTCCCCGTCCTAGTGCGCTGGTGGTGGAGAGGACGTTGGATAATGGTCAAACCTGGCAACCGTCACTCTACATGGCCTCAGACTGTCGCTCGGCCTTCCCTGGCATTGCCATGACTATGCCACGTTCTCTGGACCAGATCTACTGCTACACGCTACCCCCCGTCCCCGCTAACTCTTACCAGGACCAGACT ATTCAGTTCAGCCCCTTGCGCCAGTTCTCTAGCATCAGCGTCCCCAATGGGCAGAAGATTCAAG AGGTGTCAGGATTGACAGGCCTGCGGGTGAAGTTGACTGAGCTGGGTGCTGTGCCCCGCTTGCCCGGCCGCACCCCCTCTCTGTTTTATGCCCTCAGAGAGATGAGAGTGATGGGCACCTGCCTCTGCCACGGCCATGCCAACCGCTGTCTGCAGGATACTACTGCCAACCAGATGCCTAGCACACAG GTTAGTGCTCAGTGTGAGTGTCAGCACAACACAGCAGGTGTAAACTGTGAGCAATGTGCTGATCTCTACAACGACCTGCCCTGGAGATCTGCAGaggagggaaacacacacacctgcaaac GTTGTGAATGTAACAACCACTCCCAGCGGTGCCGTTTCGACCCATCTGTGTATGAGGCGAgtggatggaggagtgggggagtGTGCGAGGGCTGTCTGCACCACACAACCGGGCCCAAATGTGACCGCTGTGCCCCTGGATACCAACTCAACTACCGGAGCAGCATAGACCAGCCTGATGCCTGCACAC GCTGCCATTGCAGTGCTGAGGGGGCGGAGAATGGGGGTCGGTGTGATGATGTCACAGGGTCGTGTCGCTGCAAGATGGGATACTATGGCCTGACTGCCTCCAACCCTCTGGGCTGCACGA AGTGCTTCTGCAGTGCAGAGGGCTccctgtccagtgtgtgtgacccTGTGAGCGGTCAGTGTCCCTGTCGACCTTACCACCAGGGGCTGACTTGTGAACTCTGTTCCCGTGGTTACTGgaacccctcctccccccacGGCTGTGAGCCCTGTCGCTGTGACCCCACCAACTCCCATGGTGACACCTGCGACCGGAGTACGGGTCAGTGTCAGTGCAGGTCAGGGTTCGGAGGTCGTACCTGTACAGAATGCCCTGACAACACTTATGGAGACCCTCTCATTGGCTGCAGAC tgtgtcaGTGTGCTGCCGGAGGCATGGTACCAGGAGGCTGTGATAAGCGTACAGGGGCCTGCCGGTGCCGTATTGGTGTCATAGGTACTCGTTGCGATGCCTGTAGCCGTGGCCATGTTTACTCCTTTCCCGACTGTGAAGTCTGCCCCTCCTGCTTCTTCTCTCTGGACTCCTACATCCAGAACCTCACCCTGGACCTAGAGAGACTCTCCGCCAGAATCCCCTCTCGTCCTGGCGGCTCGTTGCCCACCGGTCTGGGTCTCCGCATCCAGGCCTTGGAGGCCACACTCATCCAGATACGTGACTCGCTCCCACTCCCAACTCCCTCTATGAGACAAGTCAACGACGCCCTCTTTCAGCTACGCAGACTAAG GGACCAGTTAGATCAGGTGGATGGGGATCTGTTACCCCAAGGCAGAGGCCTGGAGCTGGGCTCACAGCTGGACGAGTTGCAGGCTCTCCTGGGCGGTCTGGGTTTGCTGTACAACTCCAAGAGAGATGCTCTAAGGAACCCTATCAACTCCAACCATGCAG GGGCCTTCTCTTCTATAAAGAATGCCTATGACGAGTCCACGGATGCGGCGAAGATTGTGGATGCTAGTGGGAAGACTGTAGATCAATCTTCAGCGGTTAGAGAGGACGCTCTTGACCTCCAGAACCAGGTTCAACCAGAAAACACCAGAGACCTGGAGAAACTCAACCAGCAGCTGAACACCAAACCTGACCTCTCACCCACTGCCAAGCAG GTGTGTGGCAGTGTGCGCTCTGCCCCTTGTACCCCTGCCCAGTGTGATGGTGAGCTGTGCCCTGCGGAGGGGGCGCCACCCTGTGGTCGTGGCGAGAGTTGCGTTGGGGCTCTGCCTCTGGGGACCCGAGCTGTGAGCGATGCTGAGGAGGTAAAGGACAGACTGCAGCAGCTCAATGGAAAGATCACACAGGCTGCCGCACAG ATCCAGAAAACACAGGACACGGTCAATCTGGTCAGACAGTCCACGGACGATCTGGTCAATCAGATGAGGCGGGCCAGGGATGACTTGGAGGCAGATCTGCAGGAGACAAGATACTTTGTTAAAGAGCTGAAGGACTTCCTGTCAG ACCCGTCGTCAGACCCGACAGACATCAGCACGGTGAGTGAGTGGATCTTGAACGCCAAGCTGCCTCTCAGTCTGCCAGCTCTAAAGAGGAAGCTTCAGGAGATCAGAGCCCTGGCGGCAGGACTCCCAGACAGCAAAGCAGTCCTGGACCAGGCTGGACCACAGCTCGACACCGCCCGGCGCCTGCTACAGGAGGCCCAGGACGCCAG GGACGCTGGGCTGGGTGTGAAGGATGATGTTGACGGGCTGCTGGAGGGTTTCACAGCAGTGGAGGGCTCCCTCTCTGGCCTGAACGACAAAGTGCAGGACAGCCTGGACATAGTGGAAGACATCAGCAACAGTCTCGCACAG acCAAGGCCCAGTTGACTCCCGCGGTGAAGGCTCTAGGGGAGGTGtctgccctggctgagggaatgAAACCTCAGCTGGAGGGGCTCAAGGCGCTGGTGCGCTCTGGTGGTCTGCTGGCCCAGAATGCTGAGGGAGAGGCAAATAAGGCTAACAAGGAGGCAGATGCTGCGACCAGG GACCTGGCGTCCCTGGATAAGCAGCTGGAGCAGCTGCGTGCTGCAGAGAGGACCAGTGGTCATGGCGATGGGTCGGGGACGACAGGTGAGCGTCTCCGGAAGCTGCAGGAGGAGGCTGGTTCTCTGGCCCAGGACACTGGAGACATGATGAAGGCACTAGCAG